The window ATCAATAATGTAAATTTTATAAGCTGATAACTGTGGTAAATAGCTGACATTTTCCCGCAACTGACGAATTTCATTAATACCCCGATTGGATGCGGCATCGATTTCAATGACATCAGGATTATTACCGGCAGTAATGGAAATACAACTTTCACAAATACCGCAGGGATCGGGAGTTGGTCCTTGCAGACAATTCAGACATTTAGCCATAATCCTGGCGGCCGAAGTCTTGCCCACCCCCCGGGAGCCGGTAAATAAAAAAGCATGAGAAACCCTTCCAGTCCTGACCGCATTTTGCAGCGTCCTGGCAATATGTTGCAAACCGGCAAGGTCGGCAAATACCTGAGGACGCCATTTCCGGGCCAAAACCTGGTAAGATGGGGAATCAGAAGACATAAGCAATTATTTCTCCAAAAAGCCTTATCCCCATGGATGATAGCCAGGCACCCCTGCGGCACACAGCGAGCAATGCTACCGCTGCTTCCTTCCGGATCTGACGGAGTTCACACTGTCTCTGTTGCACAGGACCTGGCTATCATCCATGGGGATAAACCAGCTGGCGGAGAGGGTGGGATTCGAACCCACGGTACCGCTAAGTACACACGATTTCCAATCGTGCCCCTTCGGCCTCTCGGGCACCTCTCCTGAAAAAGCAAAAATCTCGATAATTGAACTAATCTGCTTAGCAATAAAACATATGACTGTCAAGATGAAAAGCCGCATTTTTAACTCTATTGACTTTAGCCGATAAATAACTTAGAGGTATTAAATTCACTGTTGTTCTTTATATTTTTTGCGACAATATTATTTTATCCTAAGCTGAGCTATTAGCAGTTAGTCTTTAATAATCAGGACTTTACGTTGACCAGTAACAACACCCATCGGGTGAACTTATATAATAAATATTCGGCCACTTTTCAAAAAAGCAGTAATACTTATTTTTTGTCTCGCGCCCGTTCGCTTCGTTCACTCAAGACGCCAAGAACGCAAAGAAAAACGACTGACGATATGGCAAGTTGAACTCTTCGCGGTCTTTGCGGCTTTGCGAGAAAATTAAAAAAATTGACTGAATAGTTACAAGAATTTACCAATTTATAAACAAAGTCAAATGCTTACCATATTTAATGTTAAACATCTTGTAATCATTGAGCTAATAGCTAAGTACTAAAAGCTAATCGCTTAATTCAAGTTCATTTAACTGCGGCTGTTTTGAACCCTCCACCATGAGTGTAGCCTGTTGCTTTTTCCGGCAAATGGAGCTTCAAAATTGCCTTAACAGGGGACAGTTTAAAAAACTGTCCCCACAGGCAGTAATTTTACAGACAATGATCGAAAATCCGGTACAGATTTCTGCTCTTATTCTGGCGGCAGGTGAAGCCAGACGTTTTGGCCAGCCAAAACAGCTGCTGCCCTGGGGGCCGGACAATACCATTCTCGGTACGGTCATTGATACGGTCTCCGGCAATTCAAAGATTAGCAGCATTAACGTGGCATTAGGGGCACATTATGATTCCATCACCAGCACCATAGCTGAAAAATTATCAAAGACTCGCATTATTCGTAATACATTATGGCAGCAAGGAATGTTCAGCTCCATTACTGCCGGGCTGATAGAGCTGTCTGCCAAATCTAAAGCAGGTGGAATTCTGGTCTTGCTGGGAGATATGCCTTTCATCTCTCCGCAGGTAATCTCTGAATTTATCCATGCCGCTTCTGCCTGTACTTCCGAACATCCATTGATTATTGCCAGCGAACAGGATAGACCAGCACACCCCTATCTGATCTGGCAACATCATATCGGTGAAATCTTATCTTTGAGCGGTAAAAGTGGCATTCGGCCTTTTATTCAGTCACATTTCCCTCATGCCGAAAAAATCCAGGTTTCATCCAACGTCGGGCGTCAGGATATTGATACCTGGGAAGCCTATGAACGGCTTAAACCCAAAGGATCTGAAAAGAGCATAAAAACATAGAAATCATTCATCAACAGCCGGCATAGTAGCAATTTAATGGTCCGCTTTTTGCTATCAACCCATACCAACTTGTGAGTGATCCGCTCCATTAATGGTACTTAAGTTAAGCGATTAGCTGTTAGCTATCAGCGTTTAGCCTTGAAAAATAAAGGCGTTACGTTGTACAAGGTATAAGGTACAAGGTAAAAACCTTAAACCCTACACCTTACACCTTACACCTTAAACCTTTTTTTATTATTTCTCACAGAGACACGGAGTCACAGAGGGCAAATGACTCGGGTTCTCTGTGACTTTGTGCCTCTGTGAGAGTATTTTTATCTTTTCTGAAAACGTAGTCGAATATTTACGTTTGTAATAACAAAACATCCTGTAATCATTAAACTAACAGCTAACCGCTAAAGGCTAATCGCTCAGTTTAGGTGGTACTTCAATAAACCGAATCGGTTTTATAATTTGTTACGAAGACATCATAATTTATTTAAAACGGAAAAGAGAGAATACTTTTTCAGCCATTTTGTAAGATGGAATTTTCCTGGGAAACATTACAAGGTATTCTGGCCGAACCTGCTGCCGGAATTGCCATTTGTACTATCATTGACAAACATGGATCCGTCCCCAGGGGAATCGGCACCCGCATGCTGGTTCGAACTGATGGATCCATTGAAGGTACCATCGGTGGTGGTATTGGTGAACATGAAATTATCACCCAGGCCCGGCAGGCCATAAACAAAAGTGAAAGCCTGGTTGTCGAAACTTCACTGGCCGGCGAACAGGGACTCGATTCACCAGCCATTTGTGGCGGTTGGTTTCAGACCCTGATTAACTACTGGTCCCATGACGACCGCGAACTGGCAGAAAAAATCACCCTGGCACTCGGTAACAGCGACCCCGTCACCCTGCTGGAAGTTGTCAGCAGTAACGATCCTGATTACCCAACCGGAGCCAAGTTGCTGCTTGATCCAAAAAGCCGCAATACCTTGGCGGAATCAGGAATATCGGGCACTGGAGACAAGCTGACTTCTGCCTGGCTGGCAGAGCAAAAAACCGGCATCCTGCAGCTGTGTGAGTGCAAGGTGTTAGTCACCCCTTTAGCGCCACCGGCCAAGATGGTCGTTTTTGGAGCCGGCCATCTGGCCGTTCCACTGGTGGAGATGGCCTCCTGGTGTGGATTTGAGATAACGGTCATTGATGATCGCCAGGAGTTTGCCTGTCCTGACAGATTCCCCCGGGCAGCAAAGGTACTTGTTGCCCCGATGGAAAATATCAGGGAGCTGGAATTATCGTCTGTGACTACCTATTTCATCCTTATTACCCGGGAACATCGTCATGATGATCTGCTGCTGCGGCAACTTTTAGGCACACCATATGCGTACCTGGGCATGATCGGCAGCCGACGACGGACATCAAAGGTTAAAGAAAGACTGATTAATGATGGCTTCCCGATGACTGAAATCAAGGCGCTGCATGCACCCATTGGCGTGGAAATCAACGCCCAGACACCAGAAGAAATTGCCATCAGCATTATGGCTGAAGTTATAGCGGTGAAAAACCGTACATCCTAAAGGAGTATAAATTATGAAGCAAATGATCTCATTACAGGTAAATGGCGATACCTATGAACTGGCGGTCAACCCGTGGAGAACCCTCAATGAGGTATTGCGAGAGGATATCAAACTGACCGGCACCAAATTGGGCTGCGGCACCGGCGATTGTGGCGCCTGCACCGTGTTGATAGATGGCAAATCAGTCAGTTCCTGCCTGACGCTGGCGGTTGAAGTGCAAGGTCTGGCAATTACCACCATTGAAGGAATGGCCCCCAACGCCGAAGAGCTTCATCCGATCCAGGAATCCTTCATTGAAAAAGGGGCTATCCAATGCGGCTATTGCACCCCGGGAATGATTATGTCCACAACCTTCCTGCTCAAAAACAACCCCAACCCCACAGAGGCGGAAATACGTGCCGGTCTGTCGGGAAATTTATGTCGCTGCACCGGCTACAATAAGATTGTTGATGCCATTGGAGACGCAGCAAAAAAGCTCAAAAAAGATGTATGATTTCTGTTTTCCACCAAGGTAACGATACAAATAAAGAAGCAATATATTGAAGAAGGAGATGTTCTCGTGAGTTTACCGAAATTCAGCTATCTGGCACCTGCCAGCCTGGAAGAAGCCTGCGACCTGCTGGGAAAATACCAGGGAAAGATCCGGATAAAAGCCGGCGGCACCGATCTTATGGTTCGTTTGGCTCAACGGGCCTTAAAACCCGAATACATCGTGGGAATCAGACAAATACCGGAACTTGCGGCTATTTCATTCAATCCCGATGAAGGTCTGCGCCTGGGAGCCATGGCTTTACTTTCTGATGTGGCCGGGCACCCGCTAGTTCAGGAACATTATCCCATGCTTGCCCGGGCGGCCAAATCCACTGCTACCGTACAAATTCGCAATATGGGAACGGTCATGGGAAATATATGCAACGCCTCGCCATCAGCTGATAATTCCCCTACTCTGGTAGCCATGAATGCCAGCATTGTGGCGATTTCCAAAACCGGAGAACGACAGATTCCCATTGATGAATTTTTCCTCGGCCCGGGAAGAAGCGCCCTGGAACCGACGGAAATTGCCAAAGAAATTCTGGTTCCAGCACCACTACCCCGCAGCGGCGTCAGCTACCAGAAAATTTCACCCCGGTCAAAGGTTGATATTGCCGCGGTCAATGTCGGAGCCATGGTAACAGTAGATGAGCAGGAAGCCTGTCAACAGACCCGCATTTGTCTTGGTGCGGTTGGCCCCATTCCCTTACGAGCCACAACTGCTGAAGAATTCTTGCAGGGAAAAGTCATTACCGATGAGGTTGCCGAGCAGGCCGGGGCTCTG of the Pseudomonadota bacterium genome contains:
- a CDS encoding nucleotidyltransferase family protein translates to MIENPVQISALILAAGEARRFGQPKQLLPWGPDNTILGTVIDTVSGNSKISSINVALGAHYDSITSTIAEKLSKTRIIRNTLWQQGMFSSITAGLIELSAKSKAGGILVLLGDMPFISPQVISEFIHAASACTSEHPLIIASEQDRPAHPYLIWQHHIGEILSLSGKSGIRPFIQSHFPHAEKIQVSSNVGRQDIDTWEAYERLKPKGSEKSIKT
- a CDS encoding XdhC/CoxI family protein, which codes for MEFSWETLQGILAEPAAGIAICTIIDKHGSVPRGIGTRMLVRTDGSIEGTIGGGIGEHEIITQARQAINKSESLVVETSLAGEQGLDSPAICGGWFQTLINYWSHDDRELAEKITLALGNSDPVTLLEVVSSNDPDYPTGAKLLLDPKSRNTLAESGISGTGDKLTSAWLAEQKTGILQLCECKVLVTPLAPPAKMVVFGAGHLAVPLVEMASWCGFEITVIDDRQEFACPDRFPRAAKVLVAPMENIRELELSSVTTYFILITREHRHDDLLLRQLLGTPYAYLGMIGSRRRTSKVKERLINDGFPMTEIKALHAPIGVEINAQTPEEIAISIMAEVIAVKNRTS
- a CDS encoding (2Fe-2S)-binding protein, translating into MKQMISLQVNGDTYELAVNPWRTLNEVLREDIKLTGTKLGCGTGDCGACTVLIDGKSVSSCLTLAVEVQGLAITTIEGMAPNAEELHPIQESFIEKGAIQCGYCTPGMIMSTTFLLKNNPNPTEAEIRAGLSGNLCRCTGYNKIVDAIGDAAKKLKKDV
- a CDS encoding FAD binding domain-containing protein; protein product: MSLPKFSYLAPASLEEACDLLGKYQGKIRIKAGGTDLMVRLAQRALKPEYIVGIRQIPELAAISFNPDEGLRLGAMALLSDVAGHPLVQEHYPMLARAAKSTATVQIRNMGTVMGNICNASPSADNSPTLVAMNASIVAISKTGERQIPIDEFFLGPGRSALEPTEIAKEILVPAPLPRSGVSYQKISPRSKVDIAAVNVGAMVTVDEQEACQQTRICLGAVGPIPLRATTAEEFLQGKVITDEVAEQAGALAGSDASPISDVRASKEYRRLMVIILTKRALLEARYGTRI